Part of the uncultured Methanobrevibacter sp. genome is shown below.
CAGCCAACATATATGAAAGACCCACAGTTCCTAAAATTGTAATTAAAGTTCCTGAAATGAATAGGATAACTCCTAATTTTCTATCATGAAGCAGCCTGTTTTTCTTGATGGTCAAATAGTATCCCAATACAAAATAGCCAATTGCACCTGTGAAATACCTGAGGTAATCCAAAAGAATTGAATCCATGTCAAAGAATTGGAAGATGCTTATCAATATCCAAATTAAAATCAGGTATTCAATCTCCTTAATTGGAGCATTCTGAATCCATCTGCTCAATATTGGAGAAAATATATACAATCCAAGTATCATGTACACATACCAGAACTGAATGGAGATATTGGTCGGATTTAAAAATCCCATGAAAATGTATTCTATCAGGTCAAAGAGATTCCAGGAGTCTCCCAGCTCCCCGATTACGAATACTTTAATCAATGAATAGACAATCAGCCAAAAAATAAACGGGAGCAGAATCCTTTTAATTCTAAAGGGAATAACATATATGGATTGCTGTTTTCGCAAAAGCAGATATCCAGAAGCCATGACAAATAGAATTATGGCAAATCGGAACAATGATCCCACAAAAACGCCCTGAAACCAGTTTAGGGAAAATAAGATATCCTCGCTAAGCAATGATGATGAGACATGTATTCCAATTACTCCTATTATAGCTAAAAATTTTAGGCAATCCACCC
Proteins encoded:
- a CDS encoding acyltransferase, translating into MQENRLLWVDCLKFLAIIGVIGIHVSSSLLSEDILFSLNWFQGVFVGSLFRFAIILFVMASGYLLLRKQQSIYVIPFRIKRILLPFIFWLIVYSLIKVFVIGELGDSWNLFDLIEYIFMGFLNPTNISIQFWYVYMILGLYIFSPILSRWIQNAPIKEIEYLILIWILISIFQFFDMDSILLDYLRYFTGAIGYFVLGYYLTIKKNRLLHDRKLGVILFISGTLITILGTVGLSYMLADQSLFFIQLGDITPGACLQGIGLFIIVFNSDFNKLDRIITDLIVKISISSYGIYLVNILVINLLEKYGIINFNGFALLNIGLSIILVLIISYAIIELMSRFKILRHFTGR